The genomic segment CAGACTACAGAGTCACCCTTTGTGTTAAAGCAGCCAGTCAATCATCCTTCCTACCACAGGTCCCTTAAGctcagagtcctcctcctcctccagcatcaACGACTGTTCTATTGGGTTGAAGACGACTGTGGATTTGATCTCCTGACCAGCGAAAACTATTTAGGAAATCACACAGTCAGATCAATTTTTATTTCAGCGTTTGACACCATATCTGCTTGACAGACGTCAATCCAATAGGAATGTGATGAGCGACCGTCCTCACGTCTGATGGAGATGCGGAAGGAGCAGAGCGGGCAGGTGACGGCGTCCAGCGCCCGTGGCATAGGCAGCACCGTGCCGCACTCTGGGCAGAAGTTCGAGTCCCCGCTGAAGCAGGACATGGCTGAGGAGAAACAACCATATGCCGGCGTGAGGTAACGTTACTGTATCTTTACATGCCTGGAAAACGTTGCGTGCTATCTGACTTTCGGTTAAATTCACTGGGAGTTTACTCCATTCTGAACCAACACGTGTTAGTGCTCGACCTTAAATAGGACTAACCTTGTTGTCCTGTTTAAGCTCCTGGCGTTGTCCAAACACAAGTGTTTACAAGCGACGAAAAGTTGAAATGATGTGTAAACAAATGACAGCTACTCTTTATTAGCAGGCTGGATGGATTTGTTTACAGACCACGCATCTTTCCCGGCGCGTATTGATGACGTCATCGCAGTCAGCCGCAGTCCATTCTGATTCATCAACAAACAAGCGTGTGTGGTTTAacattaaatatatttcttaattATTCAGTGAGGCTTTACGGGGTGAATACAAATGACAATACTGCGTTGTTAATGCAGATAAATATTTGATGATCCAaagctatttttttaatgttgcggCAATTTGCACCCCTGGTACAATTATCATGCTATTTGTACCCTGGTGATGATgaatgaaaatgaaagaataagATATGTCTCTTAGTCATAGTTAAACAATAGCCAATGTTAATCAATTATTTTCTTTCCAAATGTAATTTGATTGCATTGGATCAAACATTACCTTACTAACCTTTTAGTATCCTCCTGACTCGAAATGGACACAAGAAAGGGTAAATTTAGAGTACTTAAATGTACCTGAGACAGTTGTATCTGAACAGTATATCTTTTCAGATCTCTCGTTAGGCATTGGATGGTATCCCATATGCACTCAATGCTTTCATAGTTGGAACTCTTCAAAACTGTCAAAGGTCTGCCCTGAGTATATTTTCCTCGGTTGGTGTTCGTTTAAGAAGAACAAACATTGTAGTCAGTTAGAATTTTGAGAATATTGAAATAGTGGGGTTCAGTGGATTACGTTAGCTAGCAATTAGCCCAAATAGGACGCTTTTAGCCTAACTGTGCCAAGGTTAAAAGTACCAGGGGTACGAATAGGCACTGTCGTTTTAAAGCTATCTGGACGCTGTACAAAGGATGTAATAGTTCTGTAAAGCCTCCACAAGACCACCACCTCTGTCAGGTAGGCAATAATGAAATGCAAATAGTATGTTGAATAACATATCGTATACCTCTCTTGTTGACAGTGTAGAAGACTGTGATAGCACCATATGGCTaaaagggagtgagacagagatgaTTGCAACGCAGATGATAAGCCCTATCAGCTAAGGCCATATCAATCACAGTGGTCCTAAATCACATCATAGTGGAAAACACGATTGTCAACACCGTGCAGAATCATATTACCACATTGCCACTGCTTTGTGGCAAAGCAAACTAGGAAGAGCTTCATAAAGTCTGCATCCGTCTCGTGGCCGCCTGAGACTGTTCCCTGTTTTCAGCCTGCCGTTATGTGAAAGCATTTACAACGTTAACGTTAACGCATCCACCACGGGGTTCCCATTACTCCATGGTAATGGGAAATGTAGCAGCACAGCCTCATGTTGAAACACCTCgaacaggtaggcctacttttagGTCACTATGTCTACTCTCTCTGTTTTCACCCAGGCTGATGGAGAGGCACGAATGCAGAACAAGCATTGGGACTATGAGGAGAATGAGCTGGAGGTGGCAGGGGAAGTAGATTTGTATATCCCCTGGAATAAAACCAAAGCTGTTGGCACGTATGTCGCCACTGGGTGGTAGTATTGTTCTGCGGTTTtccagaggaaggagaggagaggaaggaggagacctCGATGAAGAGGCATTGCCCTCAtttggcggtggtggtgggcacCACAGACCCTAAACTACTCCTCTTGACCCCTGGTCGGTCCAATGCAACAAGCAGCATGGAGCGTTAATCTTCTGCTTTCGTGTAAACTGTAACGATCATTTTGATCTTTATGCAAAAAGTACTCATTATTTTGTCTTCAGTGTTTcttatgagaaaaaaaaaccaTCTACAAATATTGACTTTGTACTGTTGACTCATTATTTGACCCTTAAACAACCCCCATATCTTCTCCACAAAGTGATTGCAGTTCAGTGACCAGTGTGGGAGGACATTTTAACCTCTGTCCTGGCTGTTTTGATTGGCCACAGGCTAGGAGAAAGGTTCCTCAATGCCGAGGTTCAGACTGATAGGAGACACTTACTGTAAACACGGCTTTGCAAAACCAACATTTCCAGGGCAGCAGCTCACCACCAACGTTTGAAAGGAGTGCCAATGAAAGACCCATTACTTGGGCTCAGCACATAATATATGACTCCATATTTTCCATGAACTTATGCAATTTCCTCAGAAGTAGGCTCATTATTCATTGAACTCACTATTATGGCATTTAACATTGAACGACATTCTTTGTAAGCTCTGTCTACCCTAGTAACCGAAAATCAAACATTCGTCAATTGTAACCAACTGGGCACGACATAACATGGACTGATGACAGAGACCAACATGCACAATAAACATGTCAGGAATCCCattaaaatattgtattttatgttAGGGAAGCTAGAGGACAGTTTAGTAAGTACAATCTATAAAAACACATCTGCAGTCAGCTCAACTTGTGTATTCTGATGTAATAACCACATTTTAATTTAGGTGTTTGACTTATTTATACTGAAACTTTTTCTTTATCCCTTAGTTGAGATGTGGGGTGTGAATAGAGTCCTCTACAGAGGGGCAGGAGGTCTCTGCCTGGTCCGTGAGCCCCGCGGCCTCTGGAGACCTCTCCTCTCGGTGAGGGACATAGGAACAGAACACAGCCCACCTGATATCCGCCTCTTTACATAGAAAACGTATGCATTCATTACATTATCTTCAGAAACTTCTGATGGGAGGTCTGAGGATTGGTGTCACCCTCAGGCACCTTCTGACCTGCAGCCTCCTGCAGCGCAGTCCAGCTGAAGGGCTGGCCCTGGTTCCCAGGCTGCTGCCGAGCCGACTGGCCCAGCACACAGGGACCCTCTGGGGGAACAGAGAGGGCTGCCTCCGCTCTGAGGACACGGACCTCAGTGCACTACTGACACAGGGTTAGAGACAACCAGTCCTCTGCCCTTGACCCCCTGGACCTTAATGTCAACCAGTCCCCCGCCACAGGCCTCAGTGTGGCTCGCTGCTCCCAGTAGCTGAAGAGGAAACTCCAGGGCCGGCAGGACGGTGGACGCGGCGACCCCAGGGGGTTGATCCGGCCACCCTGGGACTTCATTCACACAGAGATACCTTCAACTGGCTAGAGCCGAAGTACGGCTATGAAGAGGGGATATGTCCGCCAGGACCAAGCACCCCTTGGCCGGTGCTCCACTCAGCGGACCTCAGCAGTGTGGTGGGCCCCGCGgtcaggggcgattctaggggcGATTCGACTGCAGTCCACTCTCTGTCACATGGTCATAGTGGAGAACATCCCGGCTGAGAGCATGACTGA from the Gadus morhua chromosome 22, gadMor3.0, whole genome shotgun sequence genome contains:
- the polr1h gene encoding DNA-directed RNA polymerase I subunit RPA12 → MSCFSGDSNFCPECGTVLPMPRALDAVTCPLCSFRISIRLFAGQEIKSTVVFNPIEQSLMLEEEEDSELKGPVTDRRCSRCNKEGMVYHTRQMRSADEGQTVFFTCIHCRYQEKEDS